In Thauera aromatica K172, one DNA window encodes the following:
- a CDS encoding tetratricopeptide repeat protein — protein sequence MKNSLSRLARSLCFTLTLALGGAAAAANGEPGGDDPLPAQELTPSTLYHFLLAEIAGARGQIGLSAQLYVDLARATRDPRIARRATEIALYSRDLRLTTEAATIWAESAPQSEEARRVLASARDAGDDGDLDLDAIQIQLARVLAQSSGRLAQNLLGLSRALAGVPDKQAAKTIINRLTEPYLDLPEAHIARAQAALLGQAPMEALAAVDRALELNHGWEPAVLLKAQILQQAGAGDEALRQLETELGHKPDSAILRQAYARGLVGAQRFDEARSQFRRLLEAHPGDAELRYAVGLLSQQLGDNADAEANFRLALDGGHPQPDLIRLQLGQIADARGDGEHAREWFGQISDERHLPEAVIRSAHSLAREHRLDEARALLQAQGGEASLRRRFAIAEAQLLRDAERPAEALGVLDAALATLPDDPDLLYEAAMLAERLDRIDLMETRLRRIIALQPDHVHAHNALGYSLADRNLRLTEAEALIGRALELAPDDPFILDSMGWVRFRRGDLDSALEHLERAYALRRDAEIAAHLGEVLWALDRRDDAKRIFGEALAAHPDNRLLNQTVLRLGAR from the coding sequence ATGAAGAACTCCCTCTCCCGCCTCGCCCGTTCGCTGTGCTTCACTCTCACGCTCGCCCTGGGCGGTGCTGCCGCTGCGGCGAACGGCGAGCCCGGCGGCGACGACCCCCTCCCGGCGCAGGAACTGACCCCGTCCACCCTGTATCACTTCCTGCTCGCCGAAATCGCCGGCGCGCGCGGCCAGATCGGGCTTTCCGCCCAGCTCTACGTCGATCTCGCACGCGCCACCCGCGACCCGCGCATCGCCCGCCGCGCGACCGAGATCGCGCTCTACTCGCGCGACCTGCGGCTGACCACCGAGGCCGCGACGATCTGGGCCGAGTCCGCCCCCCAGTCGGAGGAAGCGCGCCGGGTGCTGGCCAGCGCGCGCGACGCCGGCGACGACGGGGACCTCGATCTCGACGCCATCCAGATCCAGCTCGCCCGCGTCCTCGCCCAGTCCTCCGGCCGGCTGGCGCAGAACCTGCTCGGGCTCAGCCGCGCGCTCGCCGGAGTGCCCGACAAGCAGGCGGCGAAAACCATCATCAACCGCCTCACCGAACCCTACCTCGATCTGCCCGAAGCCCACATCGCGCGCGCGCAGGCGGCACTCCTCGGCCAGGCCCCGATGGAAGCGCTCGCCGCGGTCGATCGCGCCCTCGAACTCAACCACGGCTGGGAGCCGGCCGTGCTCCTCAAGGCGCAGATCCTGCAGCAGGCCGGCGCCGGCGACGAAGCGCTCCGCCAGCTCGAAACCGAACTGGGGCACAAGCCGGACAGCGCGATCCTGCGCCAGGCCTACGCCCGCGGCCTGGTCGGGGCCCAGCGCTTCGACGAAGCGCGCAGCCAGTTCCGCCGCCTGCTCGAGGCCCACCCGGGCGACGCCGAACTGCGCTACGCCGTCGGCCTGCTGTCGCAGCAGCTCGGGGACAATGCCGACGCGGAGGCGAACTTCCGCCTCGCACTCGATGGCGGCCATCCGCAGCCGGACCTGATCCGCCTGCAACTGGGGCAGATCGCCGACGCCCGCGGCGACGGCGAGCACGCGCGCGAATGGTTCGGACAGATCAGCGACGAGCGCCACCTGCCCGAGGCGGTGATCCGCAGCGCGCACAGCCTCGCCCGCGAACACCGTCTCGACGAAGCGCGCGCCCTGCTCCAGGCGCAGGGCGGCGAAGCTTCGCTGCGGCGCCGCTTCGCCATCGCCGAGGCCCAGCTGCTGCGCGATGCCGAGCGTCCCGCCGAAGCCCTCGGCGTGCTCGACGCGGCACTCGCGACGCTGCCCGACGATCCCGACCTGCTGTACGAAGCCGCCATGCTGGCCGAACGTCTGGACCGCATCGACCTCATGGAAACCCGCTTGCGCCGCATCATCGCGCTCCAGCCCGACCACGTGCATGCCCACAACGCGCTGGGCTACTCGCTCGCCGACCGCAACCTGCGCCTGACTGAAGCCGAAGCACTCATCGGCCGCGCCCTCGAGCTCGCCCCCGACGACCCGTTCATCCTCGACAGCATGGGCTGGGTGCGTTTCCGCCGCGGCGACCTCGACTCCGCGCTCGAGCATCTCGAACGCGCCTACGCGTTGCGCCGCGACGCCGAGATCGCCGCCCACCTGGGCGAAGTGCTGTGGGCCCTCGACCGCCGCGACGATGCGAAGCGGATTTTCGGCGAAGCCCTCGCCGCCCATCCCGACAACCGCCTGCTCAACCAGACCGTGCTGCGGCTGGGCGCCCGATGA